The proteins below are encoded in one region of Candidatus Cloacimonadota bacterium:
- a CDS encoding PDZ domain-containing protein, with amino-acid sequence MQGYYQMPTVNEKQVVFISEDDLWSVSLKGGTAQRLSSNLGPIRKPLLSPDGKWIAYLGMEDRTIEIYVIPSEGGKAQRLTWQGNYCFPLCWKGEKIIYASTCGSFTQRELVLWEVGLDGMPPVKLNYGPALSISFGKKGVILGRNTSDPARWKRYRGGTAGYFLIDADGKGKFRRYLDINSNLSCPMWIGDRIYFISDHEGIGNIYSADLKGKDIRKHTSHTDYYARNASTDGKSIVWQSGGDIYSLDIASDRTKQLKIDYRSPRVQLYHKFVDPGKYLNCANLSPDAGSVCMDIRGKAFFGGAWEGSIQQYGKKHGVRYLCSTVLPNNKGILTISDEGDIEHFELYPIRWDFCSPDPKAKPRIYKGDFGRPYEFEPSPCGKWIAFSNHRNELCMLNLETEELIKADQNKFGLIEGYNWSPDSRWIAYSTQENRLTSTIKIYDLDKRETHKVTNPVKYDFQPCFDPEGKYLYFVSSRTFQPIGDSMQFSFSFIKDRKPYLITLKKDAHSPFNPGLKALEPKPEQKNENNKNKKPEKVKPIEIDFDGISQRIEEFPVDAMIMGGIAAIPNKLFYYKYDYTKILEDNQEQKVDIYCYDLQKLEEQLFIAGVNSYTFNIDRSAMIYWVNKQLRIISTKRDPKSELPKEIKPGRASGWIDLNRFKVEIEPLEEFKQMFREGWRLQKYFYWNEKLSNIDWNKVYKRYYPLVDRIGCRGEFSDLMWEMQGELGTSHCYEFGGDYRIGPSYPMGKLGVDWSFDPKKQQWKISRIIKGDFWQSKNRSPLMSLGINIPEGSIVKEINGISLSAEQTPERCLVNYAGTQVQLTVTDSRGRNKRVVTVSPINNEFEGRYRDWVEDNREYVHLKSKGKVGYIHIPDMSRDGLKEFHRYFLTELDYEGIVVDVRYNGGGSVSPLLLEKLARKRIGYDCTRWFGHEPYPGEAPAGSLVCLTNEQAGSDGDIFSHAFKLMKLGKLIGKRTWGGVIGIWPRNWLVDGTMTTQPEFSFWFKDVGWGVENYGTDPDIEVDIMPQDYAQGIDPQLDMAIKIVLEDIKKYPPLKPDFTHMPDLSLK; translated from the coding sequence ATGCAAGGTTATTATCAAATGCCCACTGTCAATGAAAAACAGGTAGTGTTTATCTCAGAAGATGATCTTTGGAGTGTATCCCTTAAAGGGGGAACTGCGCAAAGACTTAGTTCCAATCTGGGACCAATCCGTAAACCTCTACTCTCACCTGATGGGAAGTGGATTGCATATCTAGGCATGGAAGATCGCACAATTGAGATCTATGTAATACCTTCAGAGGGTGGAAAAGCCCAACGCCTTACCTGGCAGGGAAACTATTGTTTCCCTCTGTGCTGGAAAGGCGAAAAGATAATCTATGCCAGCACATGCGGCTCCTTTACGCAAAGAGAACTTGTTCTTTGGGAAGTAGGATTGGATGGGATGCCTCCGGTTAAACTGAATTACGGTCCTGCCCTAAGCATCAGTTTTGGCAAAAAGGGAGTAATCTTAGGTCGCAATACCTCAGATCCTGCTCGCTGGAAAAGATATCGTGGAGGTACTGCCGGTTACTTCCTGATTGATGCCGATGGCAAGGGCAAATTTCGCAGATATTTAGATATTAATAGCAACCTGAGCTGTCCCATGTGGATTGGAGATAGGATATATTTCATCTCGGATCATGAAGGGATTGGAAATATCTACTCAGCCGATTTAAAGGGCAAAGACATCCGCAAACATACATCTCATACAGATTATTATGCCAGAAATGCCAGTACCGACGGAAAGTCCATAGTCTGGCAATCAGGTGGAGACATCTATTCACTGGATATAGCAAGTGATAGAACAAAGCAGCTCAAAATAGATTATCGTAGCCCCAGAGTCCAGCTTTACCATAAGTTTGTTGATCCCGGCAAGTACTTGAACTGTGCAAACCTCAGTCCCGATGCGGGCTCAGTTTGCATGGATATTCGTGGTAAAGCCTTTTTTGGCGGGGCTTGGGAAGGCAGTATCCAGCAATATGGGAAAAAGCATGGCGTACGCTATTTATGTAGCACGGTTTTGCCCAATAATAAAGGCATACTCACCATCTCTGACGAAGGCGATATAGAACATTTTGAATTGTATCCCATTCGTTGGGATTTCTGTTCACCAGATCCCAAGGCCAAACCCAGAATTTATAAGGGTGATTTTGGCCGACCCTATGAATTTGAGCCCTCGCCCTGCGGCAAATGGATTGCTTTTTCGAACCACCGTAACGAGCTGTGCATGTTAAATCTGGAAACCGAAGAACTCATCAAAGCAGACCAGAATAAATTCGGATTGATTGAGGGCTACAATTGGTCGCCGGATAGTCGCTGGATCGCCTATTCTACTCAGGAAAATCGACTTACATCCACTATCAAGATCTATGACCTTGATAAACGTGAAACTCACAAAGTTACAAATCCCGTGAAGTATGATTTTCAACCTTGCTTCGATCCTGAAGGTAAATACCTCTATTTCGTTTCCAGTCGTACTTTTCAACCGATCGGCGATAGTATGCAATTCTCCTTTTCCTTCATAAAAGATAGGAAGCCTTATCTGATCACACTCAAAAAGGATGCACATTCTCCATTCAATCCCGGTCTCAAAGCTCTGGAACCAAAACCCGAACAGAAGAATGAAAATAATAAGAATAAAAAACCAGAAAAGGTTAAACCAATCGAGATAGATTTTGATGGCATTAGTCAAAGAATCGAGGAGTTCCCCGTAGATGCCATGATTATGGGCGGAATCGCCGCCATACCAAATAAGCTATTCTACTATAAATACGACTATACAAAGATATTGGAAGACAATCAAGAACAGAAAGTGGATATCTATTGTTATGACCTACAAAAGCTTGAAGAACAGCTATTTATAGCAGGAGTGAATTCATACACATTCAATATCGATAGATCCGCAATGATTTACTGGGTAAACAAACAACTCCGTATAATCTCTACAAAGCGAGATCCCAAGAGTGAATTGCCCAAAGAGATAAAACCTGGTAGAGCAAGTGGATGGATAGATTTGAACCGCTTTAAAGTAGAAATTGAACCCTTGGAAGAATTCAAACAGATGTTCCGCGAAGGCTGGCGCCTGCAGAAGTACTTTTACTGGAATGAAAAACTGTCCAACATTGATTGGAACAAAGTTTACAAACGCTACTACCCCCTTGTAGATCGCATCGGATGTAGGGGAGAATTCTCCGATCTGATGTGGGAAATGCAGGGCGAACTTGGTACTTCACATTGCTATGAATTTGGTGGAGATTACCGCATAGGACCTTCTTACCCCATGGGAAAACTTGGGGTGGATTGGAGCTTTGATCCCAAAAAACAACAGTGGAAGATAAGTCGCATCATCAAGGGAGATTTTTGGCAAAGCAAGAATCGTTCACCCCTAATGAGCTTAGGAATCAACATCCCCGAAGGTAGCATCGTAAAAGAAATTAACGGAATTTCGCTTAGTGCTGAGCAAACGCCGGAGCGATGCCTGGTAAATTATGCTGGCACACAAGTTCAGCTCACAGTAACAGATTCTCGTGGACGCAACAAGAGAGTTGTGACAGTAAGCCCAATAAACAACGAATTTGAAGGACGCTATCGGGATTGGGTAGAAGATAATCGAGAATATGTACACTTGAAGAGCAAAGGAAAGGTAGGATACATCCATATTCCGGATATGAGCCGGGATGGATTGAAGGAATTTCATCGTTATTTCCTCACAGAATTGGATTATGAAGGCATTGTTGTGGATGTTCGCTACAATGGAGGCGGATCGGTATCTCCGCTACTTTTAGAAAAGCTGGCGCGCAAGCGTATAGGATACGATTGTACCAGATGGTTCGGTCATGAACCATATCCCGGAGAAGCTCCAGCAGGTTCACTAGTCTGCCTCACTAATGAACAGGCTGGTAGCGATGGAGATATCTTCTCCCATGCCTTCAAACTGATGAAATTGGGAAAACTAATTGGTAAACGAACATGGGGTGGCGTAATTGGCATCTGGCCTCGTAACTGGCTGGTTGACGGTACTATGACTACTCAGCCTGAGTTTTCATTCTGGTTCAAAGATGTAGGTTGGGGCGTGGAAAACTATGGTACAGACCCCGATATTGAAGTGGATATTATGCCTCAAGACTATGCACAAGGGATAGACCCACAATTGGATATGGCGATAAAAATCGTGCTGGAAGACATCAAGAAATATCCTCCACTCAAGCCCGATTTTACTCACATGCCCGATTTGAGCCTCAAATAA